One region of Cobetia sp. cqz5-12 genomic DNA includes:
- a CDS encoding diacylglycerol kinase encodes MKSRHTGLTHLKHSARYSLKGLKAAWSNEEAFRQEIVLCALLLPFAWWIGDSHVEWLLLVGSTLIVLMVELLNSAVESAIDRIGPEFHELSGRAKDMGSAAVMISLIFAGLTWGTLLYDKLFG; translated from the coding sequence ATGAAATCACGGCATACCGGCTTGACCCACCTCAAGCATTCCGCGCGATACTCGCTCAAGGGCCTCAAGGCCGCCTGGAGCAACGAAGAAGCCTTCCGCCAGGAGATCGTGCTGTGCGCCTTGCTACTGCCGTTTGCCTGGTGGATCGGTGACTCGCATGTCGAGTGGCTGCTGCTGGTCGGCTCCACGCTGATCGTGCTGATGGTCGAACTGCTCAACTCGGCGGTGGAATCCGCGATTGACCGCATCGGCCCGGAATTCCATGAACTGTCCGGGCGCGCCAAGGATATGGGCTCGGCGGCGGTGATGATCAGCCTGATCTTCGCTGGCCTGACCTGGGGCACCTTGCTCTACGACAAGCTGTTCGGCTGA
- a CDS encoding ion transporter, whose product MQERVTPFQLFILVLSIYVIGAMVVDLVFELSPQVQRLLEYMDYVVCLFFFIDFCKRFASAKSKREYMKWGWIDLLACIPAGLFQGARLFRVVQVLRVLRAIKSMEMIWKLLFRNRAEGVFASAATATVLLVVFGALTMLMVETPNPDSPINTAEEALWWAVVTVTTVGYGDYYPITTLGRVVAVLLMVGGVGLFGSFAAYISSIFIEDDSEQEARAARAQRDMTRALYHQISELTTEVRELRERLDQVAQERGESLAERELHREALHRQVNEEMEQRLGDAAPPDKEGPAGER is encoded by the coding sequence ATGCAGGAACGCGTCACGCCCTTTCAGTTGTTCATTCTGGTGCTGTCGATCTACGTGATCGGCGCCATGGTGGTGGACCTTGTCTTTGAGTTGTCACCGCAGGTCCAGCGGCTGCTGGAGTACATGGACTACGTGGTCTGCCTGTTCTTCTTCATCGATTTCTGCAAGCGCTTCGCCAGTGCCAAGAGCAAGCGCGAGTACATGAAGTGGGGCTGGATCGACCTGCTGGCCTGTATTCCGGCGGGGCTCTTCCAGGGCGCGAGGCTGTTTCGCGTGGTGCAGGTGCTGCGGGTGCTGCGCGCCATCAAGTCGATGGAAATGATCTGGAAGCTGCTGTTTCGCAACCGGGCCGAGGGGGTCTTCGCCTCGGCGGCCACCGCAACGGTGCTGCTGGTGGTGTTCGGCGCCCTGACCATGCTGATGGTAGAGACACCCAATCCCGACAGCCCCATCAATACCGCCGAGGAGGCGTTGTGGTGGGCAGTGGTGACGGTGACCACCGTCGGCTATGGCGACTACTACCCCATCACCACACTCGGTCGCGTGGTGGCGGTGCTGCTGATGGTGGGGGGTGTGGGGCTGTTCGGGAGTTTCGCCGCCTATATCAGCTCGATCTTCATCGAGGATGACAGTGAGCAGGAGGCGCGCGCAGCGCGTGCCCAGCGTGACATGACGCGTGCGCTCTACCATCAGATCAGCGAGCTGACGACGGAAGTGCGCGAGCTGCGTGAGCGACTGGATCAGGTCGCGCAGGAGCGGGGCGAGTCGCTGGCTGAGCGCGAACTCCACCGCGAGGCGCTGCATCGCCAGGTGAATGAGGAGATGGAACAGCGCCTGGGGGATGCCGCTCCGCCAGACAAGGAGGGCCCCGCCGGCGAACGTTGA
- the speD gene encoding adenosylmethionine decarboxylase — MSDQLRLHGFNNLTSSLSFNIYDICYAQTEEQRTAYIDYIDELYNAERLTQILKDVTNIIGAHVLNIARQDYEPHGASVTILIAEHELEEQDVSQTAPGPGPLPETVVGHLDKSHVTVHTYPESHPDNGISTFRLDIDVSTCGMISPLKALNYLIHSFDSDIVTMDYRVRGFTRDVDGKKLFIDHDITSIQDYLAEDTKRAYQMVDVNVYQENMFHTKMLLKDFELDNYLFGTSRRELTFEEATNIEGRLRREMLEIFYSRNFD; from the coding sequence GTGAGCGATCAACTCCGCCTTCACGGGTTCAACAACCTCACCAGTTCGTTGAGCTTCAATATCTACGACATCTGCTACGCGCAGACCGAAGAGCAGCGCACGGCGTATATCGATTATATCGATGAGCTCTACAATGCCGAGCGTCTTACCCAGATCCTCAAGGATGTCACCAACATCATCGGTGCCCACGTGCTGAACATCGCACGCCAGGACTATGAGCCGCATGGCGCCAGCGTGACCATCCTGATCGCCGAGCACGAGCTGGAAGAGCAGGACGTGTCCCAGACCGCGCCGGGCCCGGGCCCGCTGCCGGAAACGGTCGTCGGCCATCTGGACAAGTCTCACGTCACGGTGCACACCTACCCCGAGTCCCACCCGGACAACGGCATCAGCACCTTCCGCCTCGATATCGATGTCTCGACCTGTGGCATGATCAGCCCGCTGAAGGCGCTGAACTATCTGATCCACAGCTTCGATTCCGATATCGTGACCATGGACTACCGCGTGCGTGGCTTCACGCGCGACGTGGATGGCAAGAAGCTGTTCATCGATCACGACATTACCTCCATCCAGGATTACCTGGCGGAAGACACCAAGCGTGCCTACCAGATGGTCGATGTGAACGTGTATCAAGAGAACATGTTCCACACCAAGATGCTGCTCAAGGACTTCGAGCTGGACAACTACCTCTTCGGCACCTCGCGTCGCGAGCTGACCTTCGAGGAAGCCACCAACATCGAAGGCCGTCTGCGTCGTGAAATGCTCGAGATCTTCTACTCGCGCAACTTCGACTGA
- the nhaB gene encoding sodium/proton antiporter NhaB: MSSLSHDTRQTLSRGLARNFLGQSPRWYKQLMCLFLITNPLLLWFSGPQGGVIVGWLLLGEFIFTLAMALKCYPLQPGGLLALEAVVIGMASPEAIMQEMERNLPVILLLMFMVAGIYFMKPLLLYAFTKIILGVRSKTWLSLMFCLSSALLSAFLDALTVTAVIIGIAVGFYSVYHKVASGKHFDTQHDHANDVSVEAVHSEDLEDFRGFLRSLLMHGAVGTALGGVSTMIGEPQNLVIAKAAEWDFVDFFLAMAPVTVPTFFAGLALCVLLERGRWFGYGQRLPASVRRILEDYDHHQDSRRTPRERAALIVQAVVAVLLVLALALHIAEVGLIGLAVIILLTAGNGITDEHQIGRAFQESLPFTSLLVVFFTIVAVIHEQHLFQPFIQWVLSLPIEEQAGALFLANGLLSAISDNVFVATVYITQVKNEFVAGNISREHFHALAVAVNTGTNLPSVATPNGQAAFLFLLTSAIAPLVRLSYGRMVWMALPYTVLMTLVGLATVRSFI, from the coding sequence ATGTCTTCGCTATCACATGACACACGCCAGACACTCAGCCGCGGACTGGCGCGCAACTTCCTCGGCCAGTCGCCACGCTGGTACAAGCAGTTGATGTGCCTGTTTCTGATCACCAATCCGCTGCTGCTGTGGTTCAGCGGCCCGCAGGGTGGCGTGATCGTCGGCTGGCTGCTGCTGGGGGAATTCATCTTCACGCTGGCGATGGCGCTCAAGTGCTATCCCCTCCAGCCGGGCGGTCTGCTGGCACTGGAGGCCGTCGTCATCGGCATGGCCTCGCCGGAGGCCATCATGCAGGAGATGGAGCGCAACCTGCCGGTGATCCTGCTGCTGATGTTCATGGTGGCCGGCATCTACTTCATGAAGCCGCTACTGTTGTATGCCTTCACCAAGATCATCCTCGGCGTGCGCTCCAAGACCTGGCTGTCGCTGATGTTCTGTCTCTCCAGCGCCCTGCTGTCCGCCTTTCTCGATGCCTTGACGGTGACGGCGGTGATCATCGGTATCGCGGTGGGCTTCTACTCCGTCTACCACAAGGTGGCCTCGGGCAAGCATTTCGATACCCAGCATGATCATGCCAATGATGTCAGTGTCGAGGCCGTGCACAGTGAAGACCTCGAGGATTTCCGCGGATTTCTGCGCTCGCTGCTGATGCATGGCGCGGTGGGAACCGCCTTGGGAGGCGTCAGCACCATGATCGGCGAGCCGCAGAATCTGGTGATCGCCAAGGCCGCCGAATGGGACTTCGTCGACTTCTTCCTCGCCATGGCGCCGGTCACCGTGCCGACCTTCTTCGCCGGCCTCGCCCTGTGCGTGCTGCTGGAACGTGGACGCTGGTTCGGCTACGGCCAACGTCTGCCCGCCAGCGTGCGACGCATTCTCGAGGATTATGACCATCATCAGGATTCACGGCGTACGCCACGGGAGCGCGCCGCGCTGATCGTGCAGGCCGTGGTAGCCGTGCTGCTGGTATTGGCGCTGGCATTGCATATAGCAGAGGTCGGGCTGATCGGACTGGCAGTGATCATCCTGCTGACCGCCGGCAATGGCATTACCGATGAGCACCAGATCGGCCGCGCCTTCCAGGAATCGCTGCCCTTCACCTCGCTGCTGGTGGTGTTCTTCACCATCGTCGCGGTCATCCACGAGCAGCATCTGTTCCAGCCGTTCATCCAGTGGGTACTCAGTCTGCCCATCGAAGAACAGGCTGGCGCGCTGTTCCTGGCCAACGGGCTGCTGTCGGCCATCTCGGACAATGTCTTCGTGGCCACGGTGTACATCACCCAGGTCAAGAACGAGTTCGTGGCCGGCAACATCAGCCGCGAGCATTTCCATGCGCTGGCGGTCGCGGTGAACACCGGCACCAACCTGCCCAGCGTTGCGACCCCCAACGGCCAGGCGGCGTTCCTGTTCCTGCTCACCTCCGCCATCGCGCCGCTGGTCAGACTCTCCTACGGGCGCATGGTGTGGATGGCGTTGCCCTACACGGTGCTGATGACGCTGGTCGGGCTGGCCACCGTGCGCAGCTTCATCTGA
- a CDS encoding MDR family oxidoreductase: MSRALMLHDETPRARVVELSDDQLPDLPVTVAIERSGLNYKDALAITGRGKIVRELPFVPGIDFAGRVEASDSPDYQPGDEVILTGWGVGERHWGGLAERMRVKPEWLVKRPANLSAEQAMAFGTAGLTAMLCVMRLEEAGLTPEQGPVIVTGATGGVGSWAVQMLAGQGFEVHAVSGKAEQREWLESLGASEVHLRSDFEDKGRPLEKSRWAGAVDTAGGQVLANLLAQMNYDGKVAAVGLAAGADLPTSVMPFILRGVSLLGVDSVMINAERRQQVWQRLADLPDEMHAQMQLETVGLEGLAERAEAMIDGRVSGRVLLDPTR; this comes from the coding sequence ATGTCCCGCGCACTGATGCTGCACGACGAGACCCCACGCGCCCGAGTCGTCGAACTCTCCGATGATCAGCTGCCTGACCTGCCTGTCACGGTGGCCATCGAGCGTTCCGGTCTCAACTACAAGGACGCGCTGGCCATCACCGGCCGTGGCAAGATCGTGCGCGAGCTGCCCTTCGTGCCGGGCATCGATTTCGCGGGACGCGTCGAGGCCTCCGACTCGCCGGACTATCAGCCGGGCGATGAGGTCATCCTGACCGGCTGGGGCGTGGGCGAACGCCATTGGGGCGGCCTGGCCGAGCGCATGCGCGTCAAGCCCGAGTGGCTGGTCAAGCGCCCCGCCAACCTGAGCGCCGAGCAGGCCATGGCCTTCGGCACCGCCGGCCTGACCGCCATGCTGTGCGTGATGCGTCTCGAGGAGGCCGGCCTGACGCCCGAGCAGGGCCCGGTGATTGTCACCGGCGCCACCGGTGGGGTCGGCAGCTGGGCCGTGCAGATGCTGGCAGGGCAAGGCTTCGAGGTTCACGCGGTCAGCGGCAAGGCCGAGCAGCGTGAATGGCTTGAGTCACTGGGCGCGAGTGAGGTCCATCTGCGCAGTGATTTCGAGGACAAGGGCCGTCCGCTGGAAAAGAGCCGCTGGGCAGGCGCCGTGGATACCGCCGGTGGCCAGGTGCTGGCCAATCTGCTGGCGCAGATGAATTACGATGGCAAGGTGGCGGCCGTGGGCCTCGCGGCGGGCGCCGACCTGCCCACCAGCGTGATGCCGTTCATCCTGCGCGGCGTCTCGTTGCTGGGCGTCGATAGCGTCATGATCAACGCAGAGCGCCGTCAACAGGTCTGGCAGCGTCTGGCCGACCTGCCGGACGAGATGCACGCCCAGATGCAGCTCGAGACGGTCGGCCTGGAAGGCCTGGCCGAACGTGCCGAGGCGATGATCGACGGACGCGTCAGCGGTCGCGTGCTGCTCGATCCGACGCGCTGA
- a CDS encoding PACE efflux transporter, with amino-acid sequence MRSKKERLAQAGLLELGGILLVAPLSALVTGHDLASMGSLAVVMSTLAVIWSTVWNWMFDRWVPTRQRSAIQRIVQALGFELGLVLVTVFIVAAWLDLGLWQALLLDLGFVAFFLVWAMIFNPLFDAVMSRLLARKAAREQQLAPHNTR; translated from the coding sequence ATGCGTTCCAAGAAAGAACGTCTGGCCCAGGCAGGATTGCTGGAATTGGGCGGCATCCTGCTCGTGGCGCCGCTGTCGGCGCTGGTCACGGGGCATGACCTGGCGAGCATGGGCAGTCTGGCGGTGGTGATGTCCACACTGGCGGTAATCTGGAGTACGGTCTGGAACTGGATGTTCGATCGCTGGGTACCGACCCGCCAGCGCAGCGCGATCCAGCGCATCGTTCAGGCGCTCGGCTTCGAGCTCGGCCTGGTACTGGTGACCGTCTTCATCGTGGCCGCCTGGCTCGACCTGGGGCTGTGGCAGGCATTGCTGCTGGATCTGGGCTTCGTTGCCTTCTTCCTGGTCTGGGCCATGATCTTCAATCCGCTGTTCGATGCCGTGATGAGTCGTCTGCTGGCGCGCAAGGCCGCGCGTGAGCAGCAGCTGGCACCCCACAATACGAGGTGA
- the glnE gene encoding bifunctional [glutamate--ammonia ligase]-adenylyl-L-tyrosine phosphorylase/[glutamate--ammonia-ligase] adenylyltransferase, producing the protein MPQPSPAQSRPLLPADFLAPSSLLAEQSADSRATLESALHVARERLEESLTQAENLSEMRGDDSSPLATFLTLDKRQRSQLGRLITLSDFALETLCRRPELLSELLESGELERTLPVAQLTERLAAGLASADDEKAMQQVLRRFRQLRMLGIVWRDLNGADMWQTAAAVSHLAEVTLEGALGWLEASLEPRYGRPAPDRFGEPQRLVVLGMGKLGAGELNLSSDIDLIFAFPDKGETSGGRKSLDHQEYFTRLGQKLIAALDAMTADGFVFRVDMRLRPLGDGGPLVGSFSMLASYYQDQGREWERYAMLKARPVAGSVAAGERLIAHLRPFVYRKYLDFGAIESLREMKAMINREVKRRGLSDNIKLGSGGIREVEFVAQAFQLIRGGRESELQVTSLKQAFARLPALGLLPQAVVDELVPDYVFLRDLEHALQAQADRQTQTLPLDPLGRERLALAMNLPDWEALTARLEEVRKRIRHHFDNVIAAPEDDEAEQGEGQQALDEWRALWRGELTAEEGEALLAESGFESAAESFRRLDSLRRSRAVQGMQRIGFDRLDALMPPLLQALGSAAGDPEKPGEHDASRVLERVLPLIEAVLRRTAYLALLRENPDALAQLMRLCAASPWIAEQLARYPVLLDELLHPHDLYSPADKTRLADELRTALSRIPEDDEEALLEALRVFRHAQVLHVAASDIAGARPLMKVSDYLTFIAEVVLEQVLAMAWKTLTRKHGFPIGRDGQPITGDSLSGSFVIVGYGKLGGIELGYGSDLDLVFLHDAASKGQTDGPRPLDNPLFFTRLGQRIIHLLTAVTPAGALYEVDMRLRPSGNSGLLVSSLAAFRDYQLTQAWTWEHQALVRARAVAGDPALALAFEEVRREVLGQQRDEKTLRQEVITMRHKMRDHLGSSAKDREAGQFHLKQDAGGIVDIEFLAQYCVLALSHQVPALLEWSDNMRLLETLESCGRLPGEQAGELREAYLAYRDVSHRLALEKHGSLMRLEQHPVIAAHRERVITLWQSLLGEDQVGHEGV; encoded by the coding sequence ATGCCCCAGCCATCCCCCGCACAGTCCCGCCCACTGTTGCCCGCTGATTTCCTTGCGCCGTCATCGCTGCTGGCCGAGCAGTCGGCTGACAGCCGTGCCACGCTCGAGAGCGCCCTGCACGTAGCCCGGGAGCGCCTCGAAGAGAGTCTGACCCAGGCTGAGAACCTCAGCGAGATGCGTGGCGATGACAGCTCTCCGCTGGCGACCTTTCTGACCCTCGATAAGCGTCAGCGCAGCCAGCTGGGACGTCTGATCACGCTGTCCGACTTCGCGCTGGAGACGCTGTGCCGCCGCCCTGAACTGCTGTCCGAGCTGCTCGAGAGCGGCGAGCTGGAGCGTACCTTGCCGGTCGCCCAGCTCACCGAGCGCCTCGCCGCCGGACTCGCCAGTGCCGATGATGAGAAGGCGATGCAGCAGGTGCTGCGGCGCTTCCGCCAGCTGCGCATGCTGGGCATCGTGTGGCGCGACCTCAACGGCGCCGACATGTGGCAGACCGCAGCGGCGGTCTCGCACCTCGCCGAAGTCACTCTCGAGGGCGCGCTTGGCTGGCTGGAAGCCTCGCTTGAGCCGCGTTATGGCCGCCCCGCGCCGGACCGCTTCGGCGAGCCGCAGCGGCTGGTGGTGCTTGGCATGGGCAAGCTGGGCGCCGGCGAGCTCAATCTCTCCTCTGATATCGACCTGATCTTCGCCTTCCCCGACAAGGGCGAGACGTCTGGCGGCCGCAAGTCTCTGGATCATCAGGAATATTTCACGCGTCTCGGCCAGAAGCTGATTGCCGCGCTGGACGCGATGACCGCCGATGGCTTCGTGTTCCGTGTCGACATGCGGCTGCGTCCGCTGGGGGACGGCGGGCCACTGGTCGGCAGTTTCTCGATGCTGGCCAGCTACTACCAGGATCAGGGTCGCGAATGGGAGCGCTACGCGATGCTCAAGGCGCGCCCGGTGGCGGGCAGTGTCGCTGCCGGCGAGCGCCTGATCGCGCACCTGCGGCCCTTCGTCTATCGCAAGTATCTGGATTTCGGCGCCATCGAGTCGCTGCGCGAGATGAAGGCGATGATCAATCGCGAGGTCAAGCGGCGCGGGCTGTCCGACAACATCAAGCTCGGCTCCGGCGGCATTCGCGAAGTGGAATTCGTCGCCCAGGCCTTCCAGCTGATTCGGGGCGGGCGTGAGTCGGAATTGCAGGTCACCTCGCTCAAGCAGGCCTTTGCGCGCTTGCCAGCCCTGGGCTTGCTGCCGCAGGCGGTCGTGGATGAGTTGGTGCCGGACTACGTCTTCCTGCGCGATCTTGAGCACGCCCTGCAGGCCCAGGCCGACCGCCAGACCCAGACATTGCCGCTGGATCCGCTGGGCCGCGAGCGCCTCGCCCTGGCCATGAACCTGCCCGACTGGGAGGCGCTCACCGCGCGGCTGGAAGAAGTGCGCAAGCGCATCCGCCATCACTTCGACAACGTGATTGCCGCGCCGGAAGACGACGAGGCTGAGCAGGGCGAAGGCCAGCAGGCGCTGGATGAGTGGCGAGCACTGTGGCGTGGCGAGCTGACGGCGGAGGAGGGCGAGGCACTGCTCGCCGAGAGCGGCTTTGAGAGTGCGGCCGAGAGTTTCCGGCGTCTCGACAGTCTGCGGCGGTCACGGGCGGTACAGGGCATGCAGCGCATCGGCTTTGATCGTCTCGATGCGCTGATGCCGCCTTTGCTGCAGGCGCTGGGCTCGGCGGCGGGCGACCCGGAAAAGCCCGGCGAGCACGATGCCAGCCGAGTGCTGGAGCGCGTGTTGCCGCTGATCGAGGCAGTGCTACGCCGGACGGCCTACCTGGCGCTGCTGCGCGAGAACCCGGATGCGCTGGCGCAGTTGATGCGCCTGTGTGCGGCAAGCCCCTGGATTGCCGAGCAGCTGGCGCGCTATCCGGTGCTGCTCGATGAATTGCTGCACCCGCATGATCTGTACTCACCCGCCGACAAGACGCGCCTCGCTGATGAGCTGCGCACCGCGCTGTCGCGCATACCCGAAGATGATGAAGAGGCGCTGCTCGAGGCCTTGCGGGTGTTCCGCCATGCCCAGGTGCTGCACGTGGCGGCCTCCGATATCGCCGGTGCCCGCCCGCTGATGAAGGTCAGCGACTACCTGACCTTCATCGCCGAGGTGGTGCTGGAACAGGTGCTGGCGATGGCGTGGAAGACCCTGACTCGCAAGCACGGCTTCCCCATCGGGCGCGATGGCCAGCCGATCACTGGCGACAGCCTGAGTGGCAGCTTCGTGATCGTCGGCTACGGCAAGCTGGGTGGCATCGAGTTGGGCTATGGCTCGGATCTGGATCTCGTCTTCCTGCATGATGCGGCCAGCAAGGGCCAGACGGATGGCCCGCGCCCGCTGGACAATCCACTGTTCTTCACGCGTCTGGGGCAGCGCATCATCCACCTGCTGACGGCGGTGACGCCGGCCGGTGCGCTCTACGAGGTCGACATGCGCCTGCGTCCGTCAGGCAACTCGGGGCTGCTGGTCTCGAGTCTGGCGGCCTTCCGGGACTATCAGCTCACGCAAGCCTGGACATGGGAGCATCAGGCGCTGGTGCGTGCGCGGGCCGTGGCGGGAGACCCGGCACTGGCGCTGGCCTTCGAGGAGGTGCGCCGTGAGGTGCTCGGTCAGCAGCGGGACGAGAAGACGCTGCGTCAGGAGGTGATCACCATGCGCCACAAGATGCGTGATCACCTGGGCAGCAGCGCCAAGGACCGCGAGGCCGGCCAGTTCCATCTCAAGCAGGACGCCGGCGGCATCGTCGACATCGAGTTTCTCGCCCAGTACTGCGTGCTGGCGCTGAGTCATCAGGTGCCCGCTCTGCTCGAGTGGAGCGACAACATGCGACTGCTGGAAACCCTCGAGTCCTGCGGACGGCTGCCGGGCGAGCAGGCCGGCGAGCTGCGCGAGGCCTATCTGGCCTACCGCGATGTCAGTCATCGCCTGGCGCTGGAAAAGCACGGCAGCCTGATGCGGCTGGAGCAGCACCCGGTGATTGCCGCCCATCGTGAGCGGGTCATCACCCTCTGGCAATCACTGCTGGGCGAAGATCAGGTCGGTCACGAGGGGGTTTAA
- the dacB gene encoding D-alanyl-D-alanine carboxypeptidase/D-alanyl-D-alanine endopeptidase yields MPLFRTAPTSARPSRLSPLLPLLKAARPAVAGKSLRFTRSLRRLAMAAGATLVVAGPAQAAGFDNLTRLTDKGFIVSAQARMLDTGETLASVNPDQQLTPASLSKLYIAGAALDRFGPQYRFSTRLRSTGTVSGGVLTGDLVLEGSGDPALTSEELWRLTEELRFRGIRRVEGRLLISQWRFGPVPCISTDRCNASRRSSNAYDALLSSAASNYASWCVKVMPGAGSQAPARLASCDTTQPTEIFDNQVTTVGAGGKSAINARRTTSNGRDTLVVTGTIAADSQPRSIYRAVSNPALYTGELMRDILARAGITVTGGVDITSTAPPSSAAQLGSVEGKPMQELLTRMLNYSNNFMADQLTLALVGGSQATLRQGGAKLETFASAIPGHGPLTMYSGSGLTSQNRTSVSGLVALLDSMYHRPALFPTFVAGLQAPVNGPMRFIRRGSETFRNHVMVKTGTLNNPVPVRAISGYFRTQSGRWGAFAVMVNGRAAVPYLSWPQVLDPVAEDLTAMIERN; encoded by the coding sequence ATGCCCCTATTTCGCACTGCACCGACCTCTGCGCGACCCTCCCGACTGTCTCCCCTGTTGCCCTTGCTGAAGGCGGCGCGCCCCGCAGTAGCGGGCAAGTCGCTACGTTTCACGCGCTCGCTGCGCCGACTGGCCATGGCGGCCGGTGCGACGCTTGTCGTGGCGGGCCCGGCGCAGGCGGCGGGTTTTGACAACCTGACGCGACTGACTGACAAGGGCTTCATCGTCAGTGCCCAGGCGCGCATGCTCGATACCGGCGAGACGCTGGCCTCGGTCAATCCCGACCAGCAACTGACGCCGGCTTCGCTCTCCAAGCTCTATATCGCCGGTGCGGCGCTGGACCGCTTCGGCCCGCAGTACCGTTTCTCCACGCGTCTGCGCAGCACGGGCACGGTCAGCGGCGGCGTCTTGACCGGTGACCTGGTACTCGAGGGCAGCGGCGACCCGGCGCTGACCAGTGAAGAGCTGTGGCGGCTGACCGAGGAGTTGCGCTTTCGGGGCATTCGCCGTGTCGAAGGGCGCCTGCTGATCAGCCAGTGGCGTTTCGGGCCGGTGCCCTGCATCAGTACCGATCGCTGCAATGCCTCGCGTCGTTCCAGCAATGCCTATGATGCGCTGCTGTCGTCCGCGGCCAGCAACTATGCCAGCTGGTGCGTCAAGGTGATGCCGGGCGCGGGCAGTCAGGCGCCGGCGCGACTGGCCAGCTGCGACACCACCCAGCCCACCGAGATCTTCGACAACCAGGTCACCACGGTCGGCGCGGGAGGCAAGAGCGCCATCAATGCTCGCCGTACCACCAGCAATGGTCGCGATACGCTGGTCGTCACCGGCACCATCGCCGCCGACAGCCAGCCGCGCAGCATCTACCGCGCCGTCTCCAATCCTGCGCTGTACACCGGTGAGCTGATGCGCGACATCCTGGCGCGCGCCGGGATCACGGTGACCGGCGGGGTGGACATTACCTCGACGGCGCCGCCCTCCAGCGCCGCGCAGCTCGGTAGCGTCGAAGGCAAGCCGATGCAGGAGTTGCTGACGCGCATGCTCAACTACTCCAACAACTTCATGGCGGACCAGCTGACGCTGGCGCTGGTCGGCGGCAGTCAGGCCACCTTGCGCCAGGGCGGCGCCAAGCTCGAGACCTTCGCCAGCGCGATTCCCGGTCACGGCCCGCTGACGATGTATTCCGGCAGCGGCCTGACCTCCCAGAACCGCACCAGCGTCAGTGGGCTGGTGGCGTTGCTCGACAGCATGTATCACCGCCCGGCGCTGTTCCCCACCTTCGTGGCGGGTCTGCAGGCACCGGTCAATGGCCCGATGCGCTTCATCCGGCGTGGCAGCGAGACCTTCCGCAATCACGTGATGGTCAAGACGGGCACGCTCAACAATCCGGTGCCGGTGCGTGCCATCTCGGGATACTTCCGCACGCAAAGTGGCCGCTGGGGTGCCTTCGCGGTGATGGTCAATGGGCGGGCGGCAGTGCCTTATCTGTCCTGGCCGCAGGTGCTGGACCCGGTCGCCGAGGACCTGACCGCGATGATCGAGCGTAACTGA
- a CDS encoding DMT family transporter: MSYVFLAVAILAEVIATSALKASESFSRLGPSMIVVVGYGIAFYFLTLVLRDLPLGVTYAVWSGLGIVLVTVFGAVVYREMPDLPAILGLAMIVGGVAVLHLFSSASPH, encoded by the coding sequence ATGAGTTATGTCTTCCTGGCAGTGGCCATACTGGCGGAGGTCATCGCGACCAGCGCGCTCAAGGCCTCCGAGTCCTTTTCGCGACTCGGCCCCAGCATGATCGTGGTGGTGGGCTACGGCATCGCCTTCTATTTCCTGACGCTGGTACTGCGTGACCTGCCGCTGGGCGTGACCTATGCGGTGTGGTCCGGGCTCGGCATCGTGCTGGTCACCGTGTTCGGTGCGGTGGTCTATCGCGAGATGCCGGACCTGCCGGCCATCCTGGGGTTGGCGATGATCGTGGGCGGTGTCGCCGTCCTGCATCTGTTTTCCAGCGCCAGTCCTCATTAA